From Neodiprion pinetum isolate iyNeoPine1 chromosome 7, iyNeoPine1.2, whole genome shotgun sequence, a single genomic window includes:
- the LOC138191316 gene encoding uncharacterized protein — MRQVTDGVGRAEAQATSVADNACATFLLSSAMEPHQLRPLLTCATAKEMWDALSRVHEQKSESNKLMLMSQLYEYRMSPGDSIMEHVANVQNMAARVIDVGERVSDATIMAKVLGSLSPKYAAF, encoded by the coding sequence ATGCGACAGGTAACGGATGGTGTTGGTCGAGCCGAGGCTCAGGCCACATCGGTCGCAGATAACGCATGCGCGACGTTTCTGCTTTCGTCAGCAATGGAACCCCATCAGTTGCGACCACTGTTAACCTGTGCGACGGCTAAAGAGATGTGGGACGCTTTGTCCAGAGTGCACGAACAGAAATCCGAGTCGAATAAGCTGATGCTCATGTCGCAGTTGTACGAATATCGAATGTCCCCGGGGGACTCGATCATGGAGCATGTGGCTAACGTGCAAAATATGGCGGCACGAGTGATTGACGTGGGCGAGAGAGTTTCTGATGCAACGATTATGGCCAAAGTGCTTGGCAGCCTATCACCCAAATATGCGGCTTTCTAA